From Eriocheir sinensis breed Jianghai 21 chromosome 16, ASM2467909v1, whole genome shotgun sequence, a single genomic window includes:
- the LOC126999488 gene encoding uncharacterized protein LOC126999488 has translation MPVGGFSRPVVVRESSARHCFLSLPRTLASLVLPVQTPTFSLVDTSGRRLLLSWAGEVHNSSSVDVDELEEVYVGREVLRGNGMCDGDSGVLTQVPVPPQCSTVRVGVSTLDEWEVLGLNVELAQLAFLNQIRVLGLGQCVPLWLEGGAYVTLKVTGLEPPVPHLTLHPMSQVEVLPPSEDVESPCHAAINFSASEPQNESLKECQAEEENEEQEEKEGQDERGDARDLLTQIFKFMVRELKDRRASQSDFPTRTDIRLGARVVGVPEEVMTSLENLTRHPSLVIINQGSVSCTAYGDRVSFVAGVRVVKSPKDHAEGQSVTREEKNVSPGEKKQEKASSESVSSFVCTVLVWENYIAEKNIDREKVSEISEALKGRNCIMPGGLRRLMKLVDYTTIELHTADVTTKTMPVCVDVFALTAGTHSLTPELIQKIKTTLKDLTDDGPVVINKNTLLEVRMDDGHLADILVRTRDGEPLNLTRKSCVLLEITALKEQPSIPHILSSPQDLKTSSQAKYPYIGDQDALRKVKEHILFALGSWTSAGPQFALLQGGKGSGKTSLMESLIESLQEHPHHIHSSMTSLKLLKGKKAETMEKRLQLVFREAIFRRPSVVFLDDLDSLVPAASEDQEAGQVHSYAMQVVTMVKLILDQLMEFLESPSREEVRCGGVVVVASCLGRTGIHSLLVSPQGCHYFPCTFTIPPLGSDGRVSAFNAMVNAHIARHLGVETATQTHTQTPNGTITQAPGDSDGVSRHLEFDVKLLIKRTESFTLPDLYHLALRTYLKAADRWKANEGGPGGGGVERSSGQAVSREVKVVTGDLEEALEGYTPLALRGLSLSESGSGGRAGRQGVGGLAEARAVLEETLTWPAAHPTLFSKVRLRLRSGVLLYGPPGSGKTLLAHSITADCHLNFIAVKGPELLSKYIGASEEAVRDAFERASSAKPCVLFFDEFESIAPRRGHDSTGVTDRVVNQLLTQMDGVEGLSGVYVLAATSRPDLIDPALLRPGRLDKCVFCPMPTRSDRQEILEVLSRDMELGEPIDWAEVASLTNHFTGADLQGLLSSAQVLVGQEALGDSLYEGVIPSEEARDESDAEGDSNYDENELMEAERDYSVQCNEMASAGSVESLGSCEEVVLEEKGQKVMYKDRGPSTRPKYSKNTASSDVETSPKSKVKSKRSPQSGSQSEVPDFKVYRRHVLTALREVRPSVTPAERHKYEQLYRSFSNAREGNFGQPSPGKRSTLA, from the exons TACTGGGGTTGAACGTTGAGTTAGCACAGTTGGCGTTCCTCAATCAAATCCGTGTGCTAGGCCTCGGTCAGTGTGTCCCGCTGTGGCTTGAAGGGGGAGCGTATGTCACCCTAAAGGTCACTGGTTTAGAGCCTCCTGTGCCGCACCTCACTCTCCACCCCATGAGTCAGGTGGAGGTGTTGCCGCCCTCCGAGGATGTGGAGTCGCCCTGCCACGCTGCGATCAACTTCTCCGCATCAGAGCCACAGAATGAGTCTTTGAAGGAGtgccaggcggaggaggagaatgaggaacaagaggagaaggagggacaggACGAGAGAGGGGATGCAAGGGATTTACTGACTCAGATATTCAAGTTCATGGTGAGGGAGTTGAAGGACAGGAGGGCCAGCCAGAGTGACTTCCCCACCAGAACGGACATACGCCTCGGTGCCAGAGTGGTTGGCGTGCCTGAGGAAGTGATGACCTCCCTCGAAAACCTCACACGACATCCCTCACTAGTCATCATAAACCAGGGTAGCGTCTCGTGCACTGCATATGGCGACAGAGTGAGTTTTGTCGCTGGTGTACGCGTTGTGAAGTCCCCGAAGGATCACGCAGAGGGACAGAGTGTGactagagaagagaagaatgttaGTCCTGgtgaaaagaagcaggaaaaggcaTCAAGTGAATCCGTGAGTAGCTTTGTGTGTACGGTTCTTGTCTGGGAAAATTATATAGCTGAAAAGAACATCGACAGAGAGAAAGTCAGTGAGATAAGTGAAGCTCTAAAGGGGAGGAACTGTATCATGCCAGGCGGACTAAGACGACTGATGAAGCTGGTCGACTACACCACCATTGAGCTTCACACGGCGGATGTCACCACGAAGACCATGCCAGTGTGTGTCGACGTGTTTGCCCTCACTGCCGGCACTCACTCGCTGACCCCGGAACTCATACAGAAGATCAAGACCACACTAAAAGACCTTACGGATGATGGGCCGGTCGTCATCAACAAGAACACACTGCTTGAGGTCAGAATGGATGACGGACACCTCGCAGATATCCTAGTGAGAACGAGGGATGGCGAGCCTCTCAACCTCACCAGAAAGTCCTGTGTCCTACTTGAAATCACAGCGCTGAAGGAACAACCCAGTATCCCACATATCCTCAGCTCACCGCAGGACCTCAAGACAAGTTCCCAGGCCAAGTATCCTTACATAGGGGACCAGGACGCcttgaggaaagtaaaggaacacATTCTCTTTGCCCTGGGTTCATGGACAAGCGCTGGCCCTCAGTTTGCTCTTCTTCAGGGTGGCAAAGGCTCAGGAAAGACTAGCTTGATGGAGTCCTTAATCGAGAGTCTTCAGGAACACCCACACCACATACACAGCAGCATGACGAGCCTTAAACTACTAAAGGGAAAGAAAGCGGAGACCATGGAGAAGAGATTACAATTGGTCTTCCGTGAGGCTATATTCCGGAGACCATCTGTTGTGTTCCTTGACGATCTTGATAGCCTAGTACCTGCTGCCTCGGAGGACCAGGAGGCGGGCCAGGTGCACAGTTACGCAATGCAGGTGGTGACGATGGTTAAGCTTATCCTCGACCAGCTGATGGAGTTCCTAGAGTCGCCCAGTCGTGAGGAGGTGCGATGTGGGGGGGTGGTTGTTGTGGCGTCGTGTCTCGGGCGGACTGGCATTCACTCCCTCCTGGTTAGTCCGCAAGGCTGCCACTACTTCCCCTGCACCTTCACCATCCCTCCTTTGGGGTCCGACGGCAGGGTATCCGCGTTTAATGCCATGGTGAATGCACACATCGCCAGGCACTTGGGGGTTGAAactgccacacaaacacacacacaaacaccaaacgGAACCATCACACAAGCACCAGGGGACAGTGATGGAGTCTCCCGCCACCTGGAGTTCGACGTCAAGTTACTTATTAAACGAACGGAAAGCTTCACACTGCCTGACCTGTACCACCTGGCCCTACGAACTTACCTGAAGGCCGCTGACAGGTGGAAGGCTAACGAGGGCGGcccaggtggaggtggtgtggagaGGTCATCGGGTCAGGCTGTGTCCAGGGAGGTGAAGGTCGTGACTGGTGACCTGGAGGAGGCTTTGGAAGGATACACACCCTTGGCCCTGAGAG GCCTGAGTCTATCGGAGAGCGGCAGCGGCGGCAGGGCAGGGCGGCAGGGGGTGGGCGGGCTGGCGGAGGCTCGGGCAGTGCTGGAGGAGACCTTAACCTGGCCAGCCGCACACCCCACCCTGTTCAGCAAGGTGCGTCTACGGCTGCGGTCGGGCGTGCTGCTCTATGGTCCCCCCGGCTCAGGCAAGACCCTTCTGGCGCACTCCATCACGGCAGACTGTCACCTCAACTTTATTGCCGTCAAG GGCCCAGAGTTGCTGTCTAAGTATATTGGGGCGAGTGAAGAGGCTGTCAGGGATGCTTTTGAGAG AGCCTCAAGTGCCAAGCCGTGCGTCCTGTTCTTTGATGAGTTTGAGTCCATTGCTCCGAGACGCGGCCACGACAGCACCGGCGTGACGGACCGCGTGGTGAACCAGCTCCTGACACAGATGGACGGCGTGGAGGGTCTCTCGGGGGTGTACGTCCTGGCCGCCACCTCCAGGCCTGACCTCATTGACCCGGCGCTGCTCAGGCCAG gGCGGCTGGACAAGTGTGTATTCTGCCCCATGCCGACACGCAGCGACCGGCAGGAGATCCTAGAAGTGCTTAGCCGAGACATGGAGCTCGGGGAGCCGATAGACTGGGCGGAGGTGGCAAGCCTGACTAACCACTTCACTGGCGCCGACCTCCAGGGCCTCCTCTCCTCAGCCCAAGTCCTAGTGGGTCAGGAGGCTCTTGGGGACAGTCTATACGAGGGTGTTATACCCAGCGAGGAGGCGAGGGATGAGTCTGACGCTGAGGGAGACTCGAATTACGATGAAAATGAGTTGATGGAGGCGGAGAGAGATTACAGTGTTCAGTGTAACGAGATGGCGTCTGCGGGGTCGGTGGAGTCTCTAGGAAGCTGTGAGGAGGTGGTGCTTGAGGAAAAAGGGCAGAAGGTCATGTATAAGGACCGAGGACCCTCCACAAGACCCAAATACAGCAAGAACACAGCGTCGAGTGATGTCGAAACCTCACCAAAGTCAAAGGTTAAGTCGAAACGGTCACCGCAGTCAGGTAGTCAGTCCGAGGTGCCGGATTTTAAGGTTTACAGAAGACATGTCCTTACGGCGCTGAGGGAGGTGAGGCCGTCTGTCACCCCCGCAGAGAGGCACAAATACGAACAGCTGTACAGGAGTTTCAGTAATGCCAGGGAAGGAAACTTTGGTCAGCCGTCACCAGGGAAGAGATCAACACTGGCCTGA
- the LOC126999489 gene encoding 28S ribosomal protein S18c, mitochondrial-like, with the protein MALNSRRIFSTIKSFAPAYLRPSSVTYTGHASCSTSGGQDGSQPPKETVTFDPSKVEELIQNDMPVDIPNPYQKEKIQCVLCKYDVRLDYKNPRLLSQFVSPYTGRIYGRNITRLCRKRQEQMEAVVHKSRSAGYMPTMLKSVEFLKDPKLFDPNNPIRPHNF; encoded by the exons ATGGCGTTGAACAGCAGACGAATTTTCTCCACTATAAAATCCTTCGCTCCTGCATATTTGAGGCCGTCTAGCGTTACCT acaccggcCATGCCTCCTGCAGCACCAGTGGAGGTCAGGACGGGTCACAGCCTCCCAAAGAGACCGTGACCTTTGACCCGAGCAAGGTGGAGGAGCTGATACAGAATGACATG cCCGTGGACATCCCTAACCCCTACCAGAAAGAGAAGATCCAATGTGTCCTGTGCAAATATGACGTTCGCCTGGACTACAAGAACCCGCGCCTCCTCTCTCAGTTCGTCTCACCCTACACCGGCAGGATCTACGGCAGGAACATCACACGCCTTTGCAGGAAGAGGCAGGAGCAGATGGAGGCCGTGGTGCATAAGAGTAGGAGTGCAG GTTACATGCCGACGATGCTCAAGAGTGTGGAGTTCCTGAAGGACCCTAAGCTCTTCGACCCCAACAACCCCATCAGGCCCCACAACTTCTAG
- the LOC126999490 gene encoding ELMO domain-containing protein 3-like, with protein MMLETLQQKEPLSEFVDVAERNRKNQDHGVSRVDRLSQDEEFAAAQEEWDAVQCVEPILRSPHKEDFHKSPKKYIDSSSSSPAKTPSKLPPVLPPAVRVTPHTDFDEVWDYFTRQDMSHVMGSIKPTLEQRGVNGLFRSLFGPKKLKAELVEERNLLFAIAQCQFDNSEPIHLQILQTVYKVLTGTKIDCPRYGSHWDVIGFQGVDPATDLRGVGLLGLVQALHLLTHEPLLPLARDVFRLSHDHHSQFPLMVLSINVTRISLQTLREGYLNKECNSRGNVRHVLNQFFTAVLFHIFWIWKTESKTIKDSGFIIKDAEAYCKRNVKTVLQKLQVQLRKYSHTEEGHLV; from the exons ATG ATGTTAGAAACTCTGCAGCAGAAGGAGCCGCTGTCTGAGTTTGTGGACGTTGCCGAGAGGAACCGCAAGAACCAGGACCATGGGGTGAGCCGCGTCGACAGGCTGAG TCAAGATGAAGAGTTTGCGGCGGCGCAGGAGGAGTGGGACGCCGTGCAGTGCGTGGAGCCCATCCTGCGCTCGCCCCACAAGGAGGACTTCCACAAGAGCCCCAAGAAGTACAttgacagctcctcctcctcccccgccaagACCCCCTCCAAGCTGCCCCCTGTTCTGCCCCCTGCCGTCAGGGTCACCCCGCACACAGACTTTGATGAGGTCTGGGACTACTTCACGCGGCAGGACATGAGTCACGTTATG GGCTCCATCAAACCCACACTGGAGCAGAGAGGCGTGAATGGTCTCTTCCGGTCACTGTTCGGCCCCAAGAAGCTGAAGGCCGAGCTGGTGGAGGAGAGGAACCTGCTCTTCGCCATTGCACAGT GTCAGTTCGACAACAGTGAGCCCATCCACCTCCAAATACTCCAAACGGTCTACAAGGTTCTCACCGGCACCAAGATCGACTGTCCTCGCTACGGCAGCCACTGGGACGTGATTGGCTTCCAG GGCGTGGACCCAGCGACGGACCTCCGGGGCGTGGGGTTGCTGGGTCTGGTGCAggcgctccacctcctcacccacgAGCCGCTGCTGCCGCTTGCGAGGGATGTGTTCCGGCTGAGCCACGACCACCACTCACAGTTCCCCCTTATGGTGCTGTCCATCAATGTGACGCGCATCTCCCTGCAGACCCTGCGAGAAGGATACCTCAACAA GGAGTGTAACAGCCGAGGCAACGTTCGCCACGTCCTCAATCAGTTCTTCACGGCGGTCCTCTTCCACATCTTCTGGATCTGGAAAACCGAGTCAAAGACGATAAAAGACTCTGGCTTCATcataaaag ACGCCGAGGCCTACTGCAAGCGCAACGTAAAGACAGTTCTGCAGAAGCTCCAGGTACAGCTGCGGAAGTACTCCCACACCGAGGAGGGCCACCTGGTGTGA